The Streptomyces sp. NBC_00102 genome segment CCGTACGCCGTCCGTGCAGAGCCCGCTCGCGCTGTGGGCCGTACGGGCTCCCCTCGCGGTGCCGTCCGGCTGGGCTTCGCTCACCGCGACGTCCCTACGGCTCCCGCTCACAGTGCCGTCCGGCTCGGCTCCGGCTCCGGCAGGTCCTGGGGCAGCAGCAGGCGCAGGTCGTCCACGCTGCGTGCGGCGGTGGTGCTGAGCCGTCTGGCCTGCCGGGTCATCATCGTCTCCAGTAGCTGCCGGGCGGTGCGGGCGTTGCCGAAGGAACGGTCGCGCGGCAGGGCGTCGATCAGGTCGCGCAGGGCGTACCGGGTCTGGTCCGGGCATTCGTAGCCCAGGGTGGCGGCCATCTGCTCGGCGATGGTGAGCAGTTCGTCCGTCGAGTAGTCCTCGAACTCCACGAAGCGCGTGAACCGCGACGACAGACCGGGGTTGGAGTCCAGGAACCGCCGCATCTCCCGGGTGTAGCCGGCCGCGATGACGACCACGTCCTTGCGGTGGTCCTCCATCAGCTTGAGCAGGGTGTCCACGGCCTCCTGGCCGAAGTCGGAGGAGGCGCCCTGTGGGGTGAGGGTGTACGCCTCGTCAATGAACAGCACGCCCCCCATGGCCCGTTCGAATACTTCGCGAGTCAACTGCGCCGTGTGCCCCACGTACCGGCCGACCAGATCGGCCCGGGAAACCTCGACCAGCTGGCCGCGCGGCAACACCCCGAGCGAGTGAAGAAGTTGGGCATACAGCCGGGCCACCGTGGTCTTGCCGGTGCCGGGTGAGCCGGAGAAGATCAGATGCTGGCCGATCTGCGGCACGGGCAGTCCAGCGGCCTCCCGCTCCTGGGCGGTGGCCAGCAGACTGACCAGGTCGGTGACCTCCCGCTTGACCGCCGCCAGGCCCACCATGCCGGCCAAGTGGTCCAGCAGCGCCTGCCGTTCATCGGCGGTCGGGCGGTCGTCGCCGGTGTCGTCCGAGACGTCCTCGGGCAGCAGCAGCCGCAGGTCACGCTCGGTGGGCTCGGTCATCTCCGAGAGCCGGGTGGCCTGCCGGTCCAGCATGTCCTCGAACACCCCCCGGGCGGCACGAGCGTTGCCGAATGCCGCGTCCTTCGGGATCCGTTCGTACAGCTCGGCGAGCGCCTGCGGGGTGACCGGCGCCAGTTCGTACTGCAACTTCTCGCACATGCTCTCGGTGATGGTCACCAGCTCGGGAACGGAGTAGTTGGCGAACTCGATGGTGCGCGTGAACCGCGAGGCCAGACCGGCGTTGGCGGACAGGAAGTTCTTCATCTCGGCGGTGTAGCCCGCGGCGACCACCACCACCTCGTCGCGGTGGTCCTCCATGAGCTTCACCAGCGTGTCGATGGCCTCCTTGCCGAAGTCGGCACCGGAGCCCTTGCTGTCGGAGAGCAGGGTGTACGCCTCGTCGACGAACAGCACACCGCCCAGCGCCTTGTTGAACGCTTCGGTGGTCTTGATCGCCGTACCGCCGATGACCTGCGCCACCAGGTCGGCGCGCGAGACCTCGACGATATGGCCCGAGCGGAGGAAGCCGAGCTGGGCCAGGATCGCGCCGTAGAGCCGGGCCACCGTGGTCTTGCCGGTGCCGGGCGGCCCCGCGAAGATCAGGTGGCGGCTGGTGGAGGGGACCGGCATACCGAGCTGGATGCGCCGCTGGGTGAGCTGGTTGAGGTTCACCAGGGCGCGCACCTGCTGCTTCACCCCCGCCAGGCCGATCAGCTGCTCCAGCTCGGCCAGCGGGCCCTCCTCCTGCTTCTTCTTCGCGGCCCGCTCCCGGCGAGGCGTCGCCTCCTCCGGCGCTTCTTCCGCTGGGCCCCACTGGTCGGGCTCGCCGTTGTCCGACCCGGTCGTGCCCTCGACCCGCATCCGGTCACCGCGCGGTGTCTGTCGTATCCCCGCGCCCTTGTTCCCGGACACGGAGCCGCCCGTCACGGTGACGTCCGAGGTGCCGCCCGCGCGGATGCCGTCGCCGGAGCATCCGGTGACCTCCGTCTGGCCGATCTCGGCCCGCCCGCCGTCGGCGATCCGGATGCCGTGCGCCCGCGCCCCGGCCACATGGCCGCGAGCCAGATGGAGTTCGGCGCCCCGCTCGACCATCACACCGCAGCCCGAGAAGTCCTCGATCCGGCAGTCCCGCACGGTCGCGGAGGCGTCCTCCGCCAGCGCCACACCGGCCTGCCCGCCGGAGCGCAGCGCGCTGTCGCTGAGCGTGGGCCGCCCCCCGTCGGTGACCGACAGGGCGTGCCCGCCGGGTTCGAGCACCACGCAGTGCTCGAACCGTCCGGTGCCGTCCCCGGTGACCTCGATCCCGTGCCCGGCCGGCCGGGTGATCTCCGCGTGGCGGACATACGGGTTGGCGCCGGAGTCCACCCCGATGCCCGCGCCCGGCGCGTCCAGCACCTGAAGCCGCTCGATCTCCGGCGCGCAGTGGTCGGTCAGCGACACGGCCGCCTGCGCCCCGTCGCCGCCGCGCACCACGACCCGGCTGAGCGTGGGCGTGCTGTGCTGGGTGATCCTGACCGCCGGGGTGACCGACGAGACGAACTCGCAATCCTCGAACGTCCCCCGGGACTGGTCCGAGATCAGCAGCGAGCCGCCTTTGGTCCGCTCGGTACGGCAGCCGCGCACCAGCGGGTCACCGCCCTCGGCCAGTACGAAGGCCGGTCCGGTGGTGGCGGCGATCGTGACCTTCTCCAGCGACGGGCGGGCGTCACTGGTCACATAAACGCCCACCGCGACATCGTGCACGGTGAGGTGCGCGAGGCTGGTGGAGCTGTTCCCCTCCAGCGCGACCGCCGGTTTGTCGGTGCCGGAGATGTCGCAGCGCTCGATCGTCCCCCGCGCGTCCCCGTTGGCCAGGATGCCGTTGCCGCGCGCGCCGCGCAGCACACAGTCCCGTACGACCGGACGCGCCTCCTCCGACAGCACCAGCGCCGAGGTGCCGAGGTTCTCGATGACGCAGTGCTCGATCACGCTCCCGGTCGGCGCCGTGTCCACGAAACCCGCGCCCTGTGCGTTGGTGACCCGGCAGTGCCGCATCGCCACCGAGCCGCTCTGCCGGGCCAGTACGGCGGTCCAGCCGGAGCCGATGACCGTGCAGTTGTCCATGGCGACCTGCCCCCGGGGCGCGTCCACCACCGGCAGGTCCTCACCGCCGCCGCGCAGCGTCAGATCGGTGAGCAGGACCGCGTCCGCGACCAGGGTGAGGGCCGTGCCCCGGCGCGGGCAGATCTCGACGCTGCCGCGTTCCCCTTCGGCGACGATGGTCACGCGGGTCCGCACGGTGAGGTTCTCCGGGTAGCGCCCCGGGCTCACCCGGATCACCGCCCCCGTACGCGCCTGCCCCAGAGCGTCAGCGATCGTCCGGAACCCCTCCGCCCTCTCCGGATTGACCGTGAGCAACTGGCGAGCCACGCGGGATCTCCTCGTCTGTCGTACGGAAAGACCCGCGTGCCGTGCGGCGGGCGGGCCGGGCACCTGCGCGCCCGTCCGCGCGTCGGCCCGCTGGGGGCGTCACCCCGGAGACGGGGCAAACGTCCCCCGGGTGCGTTCCCGGGGCGACGCGCGTCTCCGATCAAACAGGGTGAGGCCTTGCGTACGCGTGCTTCCCGCTTGTCGAATCCTTGTCGGCGGCTCCGGGGGACCGGCACGTCTCACTACGATGCCGAACCATGCGACGTGCCACTTCCCGCACCGTACGGAGGTGCCTGAGCGTCACCGCGGTCGTGGCCCTGACCGTGGGCCCGCTCCTGGCCACACCCTCCGCCATGGCCGCCGACGGCGTGGAACTGCCGGTCCTGGCAGGCCCGTTGGCCGACGGCGACACCTGCGCCAAGGCCTCCGGACAGCGGGCCGAGACCACACCTTGGACACTGACGACCCTGCAACTACCCAGAACCTGGCGACTGACCGAGGGCGAGGGCGTGACGGTGGCCGTGGTGGACACCGGGGTCGGCGGGAACATCCCGGCGCTGCGCGGCCGGGTCACCGCCCTCGGGGCGGCGGGATACGACTGCGTCGGGCA includes the following:
- a CDS encoding right-handed parallel beta-helix repeat-containing protein, with protein sequence MARQLLTVNPERAEGFRTIADALGQARTGAVIRVSPGRYPENLTVRTRVTIVAEGERGSVEICPRRGTALTLVADAVLLTDLTLRGGGEDLPVVDAPRGQVAMDNCTVIGSGWTAVLARQSGSVAMRHCRVTNAQGAGFVDTAPTGSVIEHCVIENLGTSALVLSEEARPVVRDCVLRGARGNGILANGDARGTIERCDISGTDKPAVALEGNSSTSLAHLTVHDVAVGVYVTSDARPSLEKVTIAATTGPAFVLAEGGDPLVRGCRTERTKGGSLLISDQSRGTFEDCEFVSSVTPAVRITQHSTPTLSRVVVRGGDGAQAAVSLTDHCAPEIERLQVLDAPGAGIGVDSGANPYVRHAEITRPAGHGIEVTGDGTGRFEHCVVLEPGGHALSVTDGGRPTLSDSALRSGGQAGVALAEDASATVRDCRIEDFSGCGVMVERGAELHLARGHVAGARAHGIRIADGGRAEIGQTEVTGCSGDGIRAGGTSDVTVTGGSVSGNKGAGIRQTPRGDRMRVEGTTGSDNGEPDQWGPAEEAPEEATPRRERAAKKKQEEGPLAELEQLIGLAGVKQQVRALVNLNQLTQRRIQLGMPVPSTSRHLIFAGPPGTGKTTVARLYGAILAQLGFLRSGHIVEVSRADLVAQVIGGTAIKTTEAFNKALGGVLFVDEAYTLLSDSKGSGADFGKEAIDTLVKLMEDHRDEVVVVAAGYTAEMKNFLSANAGLASRFTRTIEFANYSVPELVTITESMCEKLQYELAPVTPQALAELYERIPKDAAFGNARAARGVFEDMLDRQATRLSEMTEPTERDLRLLLPEDVSDDTGDDRPTADERQALLDHLAGMVGLAAVKREVTDLVSLLATAQEREAAGLPVPQIGQHLIFSGSPGTGKTTVARLYAQLLHSLGVLPRGQLVEVSRADLVGRYVGHTAQLTREVFERAMGGVLFIDEAYTLTPQGASSDFGQEAVDTLLKLMEDHRKDVVVIAAGYTREMRRFLDSNPGLSSRFTRFVEFEDYSTDELLTIAEQMAATLGYECPDQTRYALRDLIDALPRDRSFGNARTARQLLETMMTRQARRLSTTAARSVDDLRLLLPQDLPEPEPSRTAL